The Streptomyces phaeolivaceus genome has a window encoding:
- a CDS encoding DUF389 domain-containing protein: MLHLRLITPSEKTDEVVRLIEGTVGTTHLVVMTGAARDPAGDVVMCDVAREAGDELIGALRALDLDETGSIAVENIDLSLSKRADRAEKDAPGEGADAVLWEHLTDATHEESTLSVTYVAFLTIATMLAACGVVLDNAVLIVGAMAVGPEFGPLAGISTSIVQRHPRLALRSLIALLVGFAVAMAATVVFSLFMDALDLFSQEQLAAERPNTAFVYAPDAFSVVVAVLAGIAGTLSLTSAKSGALVGVAISVTTVPAAANAAVALSYGDTAQTIGSTNQLLLNLLSIVAAGTLTLLFQKWLWSKPRP, translated from the coding sequence ATGCTGCATCTCCGCCTGATCACCCCGTCCGAGAAGACGGACGAGGTGGTGCGCCTGATCGAGGGGACGGTCGGGACCACCCATCTCGTCGTCATGACGGGCGCTGCCCGCGACCCCGCCGGGGACGTCGTCATGTGCGACGTGGCCCGTGAGGCGGGCGACGAACTGATCGGCGCGCTGAGGGCGTTGGACCTGGACGAGACCGGGTCGATCGCGGTCGAGAACATCGACCTGTCCCTCTCCAAACGCGCCGACAGGGCCGAGAAGGACGCGCCCGGCGAGGGCGCGGACGCGGTCCTCTGGGAACACCTGACGGACGCGACCCACGAGGAGTCGACGCTCTCCGTCACCTACGTCGCCTTCCTCACCATCGCCACCATGCTCGCGGCCTGCGGTGTGGTCCTGGACAACGCGGTCCTGATCGTCGGCGCGATGGCGGTGGGCCCGGAGTTCGGCCCTCTCGCGGGCATCAGCACCTCCATCGTGCAACGCCACCCGCGCCTCGCCCTGCGCTCCCTGATCGCGCTCCTCGTGGGCTTCGCGGTGGCCATGGCGGCGACGGTCGTCTTCAGCCTCTTCATGGACGCGCTCGACCTGTTCAGCCAGGAGCAACTGGCCGCCGAACGCCCCAACACGGCCTTCGTCTACGCCCCCGACGCCTTCTCCGTGGTCGTCGCCGTCCTCGCCGGCATCGCCGGCACCCTCTCCCTGACCTCGGCCAAGTCGGGCGCCCTGGTCGGCGTGGCCATCTCGGTCACCACGGTCCCGGCAGCGGCCAACGCGGCGGTAGCCCTCAGCTACGGCGACACGGCCCAGACCATCGGCTCCACCAACCAACTCCTGCTCAACCTCTTGAGCATCGTCGCGGCAGGCACCCTGACCCTGCTCTTCCAGAAGTGGCTATGGTCCAAGCCCCGCCCCTGA
- the map gene encoding type I methionyl aminopeptidase, which translates to MVQIKSPEQIAKMREAGLVVAAIHAATREAAVPGASTKDLDEVARKVLAEHGAKSNFLGYGGFPATICTSVNEVVVHGIPSDEVVLKDGDIISIDCGAIIDGWHGDAAYTAFVGSGHAPELIELSRVTEESMWAGIAAMKVGNRLVDVSRAIETYIRRQPKPGGGKYGIVEDYGGHGIGTEMHMDPHLLNYVERRRGKGPKLVPGFCLAIEPMVSLGTPKTEVLADDWTVVSTDGTWSSHWEHSVALTEAGPLVLTAPDGGKAKLAEFGIAAAPDPVG; encoded by the coding sequence ATGGTGCAGATCAAGAGCCCCGAGCAGATCGCCAAGATGCGCGAGGCGGGGCTGGTCGTCGCCGCGATTCACGCGGCCACCCGGGAGGCCGCCGTGCCGGGCGCCTCCACGAAGGATCTCGACGAGGTCGCCCGCAAGGTGCTCGCGGAGCACGGGGCGAAGTCGAACTTCCTCGGGTACGGCGGCTTCCCGGCGACGATCTGCACGTCGGTGAACGAGGTCGTGGTCCATGGGATCCCGAGCGACGAGGTCGTCCTGAAGGACGGCGACATCATCTCCATCGACTGCGGCGCGATCATCGACGGCTGGCACGGCGACGCCGCCTACACCGCGTTCGTGGGGTCCGGTCACGCTCCGGAGCTGATCGAGCTGTCCCGGGTGACCGAGGAGTCCATGTGGGCCGGGATCGCCGCCATGAAGGTCGGCAACCGCCTGGTCGACGTGTCGCGGGCCATCGAGACGTACATCCGCCGGCAGCCGAAGCCGGGCGGCGGGAAGTACGGGATCGTCGAGGACTACGGCGGCCACGGCATCGGGACCGAGATGCACATGGACCCGCATCTGCTGAACTACGTCGAGCGGCGCCGGGGCAAGGGGCCGAAGCTGGTGCCCGGGTTCTGCCTCGCGATCGAGCCGATGGTGTCCCTGGGGACGCCGAAGACCGAGGTCCTCGCGGACGACTGGACCGTGGTGAGCACGGACGGGACGTGGTCCTCGCACTGGGAGCACTCGGTGGCGTTGACCGAGGCGGGGCCGTTGGTGCTCACCGCGCCTGATGGGGGCAAGGCCAAGCTGGCGGAGTTCGGGATCGCCGCGGCTCCTGATCCGGTGGGCTGA
- a CDS encoding DNA-directed RNA polymerase subunit alpha, translating into MLIAQRPSLTEEVVDEFRSRFVIEPLEPGFGYTLGNSLRRTLLSSIPGAAVTSIRIDGVLHEFTTVPGVKEDVTDLILNIKQLVVSSEHDEPVVMYLRKQGPGLVTAADIAPPAGVEVHNPDLVLATLNGKGKLEMELTVERGRGYVSAVQNKQVGQEIGRIPVDSIYSPVLKVTYKVEATRVEQRTDFDKLIVDVETKQAMRPRDAMASAGKTLVELFGLARELNIDAEGIDMGPSPTDAALAADLALPIEELELTVRSYNCLKREGIHSVGELVARSEADLLDIRNFGAKSIDEVKAKLAGMGLALKDSPPGFDPTAAADAFGADDDADAGFVETEQY; encoded by the coding sequence ATGCTGATCGCTCAGCGTCCCTCGTTGACCGAAGAGGTCGTCGACGAATTCCGCTCCCGGTTCGTGATCGAGCCGCTGGAGCCGGGCTTCGGTTACACCCTCGGCAACAGCCTCCGTCGTACGCTCCTGTCGTCGATCCCCGGTGCCGCCGTCACCAGCATCCGGATCGACGGTGTCCTGCACGAGTTCACCACCGTGCCGGGCGTCAAGGAGGACGTCACCGACCTGATCCTCAACATCAAGCAGCTGGTCGTGAGCAGTGAGCACGACGAGCCTGTGGTCATGTACCTGCGCAAGCAGGGTCCGGGTCTGGTCACCGCCGCCGACATCGCGCCCCCGGCCGGTGTCGAGGTGCACAACCCCGACCTCGTCCTCGCCACGCTCAACGGCAAGGGCAAGCTGGAGATGGAGCTGACGGTCGAGCGTGGCCGCGGTTATGTCTCCGCCGTGCAGAACAAGCAGGTCGGTCAGGAGATCGGGCGCATCCCGGTCGACTCGATCTACTCGCCGGTTCTCAAGGTCACGTACAAGGTCGAGGCCACGCGTGTCGAGCAGCGCACCGACTTCGACAAGCTGATCGTCGACGTCGAGACCAAGCAGGCGATGCGTCCCCGTGACGCCATGGCCTCCGCCGGTAAGACGCTGGTCGAGCTGTTCGGTCTCGCCCGTGAGCTGAACATCGACGCCGAGGGCATCGACATGGGTCCGTCCCCGACGGACGCCGCGCTCGCCGCCGATCTGGCGCTGCCGATCGAGGAGCTGGAGCTCACCGTTCGGTCGTACAACTGCCTCAAGCGTGAGGGCATCCACTCCGTGGGTGAGCTGGTCGCGCGCTCCGAGGCGGACCTGCTCGACATTCGTAACTTCGGTGCGAAGTCGATCGACGAGGTCAAGGCGAAGCTGGCCGGCATGGGCCTGGCCCTGAAGGACAGCCCGCCCGGATTCGACCCCACGGCTGCCGCCGATGCGTTCGGGGCCGATGACGACGCGGACGCGGGCTTCGTCGAGACCGAGCAGTACTAA
- the rpsI gene encoding 30S ribosomal protein S9, translated as MAETTVEQPVEETETELVDIDSYTTESEVPVEGEYTSESLAGRFGDPQPAAGLGRRKNAIARVRIVPGTGKWKINGRTLEDYFPNKVHQQEVNEPFKVLELEGRYDVIARISGGGVSGQAGALRLGVARALNEADVDNNRGALKKAGFLRRDDRAVERKKAGLKKARKAPQYSKR; from the coding sequence GTGGCCGAGACCACCGTTGAGCAGCCGGTCGAAGAGACCGAGACCGAGCTCGTCGACATTGACAGCTACACCACCGAGTCCGAGGTGCCCGTCGAGGGCGAGTACACCTCGGAGTCGCTCGCGGGCCGCTTCGGCGACCCGCAGCCGGCCGCCGGCCTGGGCCGTCGCAAGAACGCCATCGCCCGCGTCCGGATCGTCCCGGGCACCGGCAAGTGGAAGATCAACGGCCGCACCCTTGAGGACTACTTCCCCAACAAGGTGCACCAGCAGGAGGTCAACGAGCCGTTCAAGGTTCTTGAGCTCGAAGGCCGTTACGACGTCATCGCCCGTATCTCCGGTGGCGGTGTCTCCGGTCAGGCCGGTGCGCTCCGTCTCGGTGTCGCCCGCGCGCTGAACGAGGCCGACGTCGACAACAACCGCGGCGCCCTCAAGAAGGCCGGCTTCCTCCGCCGCGACGACCGTGCGGTCGAGCGCAAGAAGGCCGGTCTGAAGAAGGCCCGTAAGGCCCCGCAGTACAGCAAGCGCTAA
- the rpmJ gene encoding 50S ribosomal protein L36: MKVKPSVKKICDKCRVIRRHGRVMVICENPRHKQRQG, encoded by the coding sequence ATGAAGGTCAAGCCGAGCGTCAAGAAGATCTGCGACAAGTGCAGGGTGATCCGCCGTCACGGTCGGGTCATGGTCATCTGCGAGAACCCGCGCCACAAGCAGCGCCAGGGCTGA
- the truA gene encoding tRNA pseudouridine(38-40) synthase TruA, with protein sequence MSEEAADGHVRVRLDLSYDGSEFSGWAKQAGGRRTVQGEIEDALRTVTRSRETYELTVAGRTDAGVHARGQVAHVDLPREVWDEHHGKLLKRLAGRLSRDVRVWALREAPSGFDARFSAVWRRYAYRVTDNPGGVDPLLRGHVLWHDWPLDVDAMNEAAERLLGEHDFAAYCKRREGATTIRTLQELSLVRGDDGVITATVRADAFCHNMVRSLIGALLFVGDGHRGPEWPGKVLAAGVRDSAVHVVRPHGLTLEEVGYPADELLAARNKEARNRRSLPGAPGAGCC encoded by the coding sequence GTGAGTGAGGAAGCGGCGGACGGGCATGTTCGTGTCCGGTTGGATCTGTCGTACGACGGGAGCGAGTTCTCCGGGTGGGCCAAGCAGGCCGGGGGACGGCGGACCGTGCAGGGGGAGATCGAGGACGCGCTGCGGACCGTGACGCGGTCGCGGGAGACGTATGAGCTGACCGTGGCGGGGCGGACCGACGCGGGGGTGCACGCGCGGGGGCAGGTGGCGCATGTCGACCTGCCTCGGGAGGTCTGGGACGAGCACCACGGGAAGCTGCTCAAGCGGCTCGCCGGGCGGCTCTCCAGGGACGTACGGGTCTGGGCCCTGCGGGAGGCGCCCAGTGGCTTCGACGCCCGGTTCTCGGCCGTCTGGCGGCGGTACGCGTACCGGGTGACGGACAACCCCGGGGGCGTCGATCCGTTGCTGCGCGGTCATGTGCTGTGGCACGACTGGCCGCTCGACGTGGACGCCATGAACGAGGCCGCCGAGCGGTTGCTCGGGGAGCACGACTTCGCGGCCTACTGCAAGCGGCGGGAGGGGGCCACCACCATCCGTACGCTCCAGGAGCTGAGCCTGGTGCGCGGGGACGACGGGGTGATCACCGCGACCGTGCGGGCCGACGCGTTCTGCCACAACATGGTGCGGTCGCTGATCGGGGCGCTGCTGTTCGTGGGGGACGGGCACCGGGGGCCCGAGTGGCCCGGGAAGGTGCTGGCCGCCGGGGTGCGGGACTCCGCCGTGCATGTCGTACGGCCGCACGGGCTGACCCTGGAGGAGGTCGGGTACCCGGCCGACGAACTGCTGGCCGCGCGGAACAAGGAGGCGCGGAACCGACGGAGTCTGCCGGGGGCACCCGGGGCCGGCTGCTGCTGA
- the rplM gene encoding 50S ribosomal protein L13 has translation MRTYSPKPGDVTRQWHVIDAQDIVLGRLATTAANLLRGKHKPTYAPHMDMGDFVIIINADKVHLSGNKKTQKLAYRHSGYPGGLRSVRYDELLAKNPEKAVEKAIKGMIPKNTLGRQMLSKLKVYSGDQHPHAAQQPVPFEITQVAQ, from the coding sequence GTGCGTACGTACAGCCCCAAGCCCGGCGATGTGACTCGCCAGTGGCACGTCATTGACGCTCAGGACATCGTCCTGGGCCGTCTGGCTACCACTGCCGCGAACCTCCTCCGCGGCAAGCACAAGCCGACCTATGCCCCGCACATGGACATGGGCGACTTCGTCATCATCATCAACGCCGACAAGGTTCACCTGTCCGGCAACAAGAAGACCCAGAAGCTGGCGTACCGCCACTCCGGCTACCCGGGTGGTCTGCGCTCCGTCCGTTACGACGAGCTGCTGGCGAAGAACCCCGAGAAGGCCGTCGAGAAGGCCATCAAGGGCATGATCCCCAAGAACACCCTGGGCCGTCAGATGCTCTCGAAGCTGAAGGTCTACTCGGGCGACCAGCACCCCCACGCTGCCCAGCAGCCGGTGCCGTTCGAGATCACCCAGGTCGCGCAGTAG
- the rpsM gene encoding 30S ribosomal protein S13, with protein sequence MARVSGVDIPRDKRVEVALTYVFGIGRTLSQETLAATGVNPDTRVRDLSEEQLVAIREYVDNNIKTEGDLRREVQADIRRKVEIGCYQGLRHRRGLPVRGQRTSTNARTRKGPRRAIAGKKKPGKK encoded by the coding sequence ATGGCACGCGTTTCCGGTGTTGACATCCCGCGCGACAAGCGCGTGGAGGTCGCCCTCACCTACGTGTTCGGCATCGGCCGGACCCTCTCCCAGGAGACGCTGGCAGCGACCGGCGTCAACCCCGACACCCGCGTCCGCGACCTCTCCGAGGAGCAGCTCGTCGCGATCCGCGAGTACGTGGACAACAACATCAAGACCGAGGGTGACCTCCGTCGCGAGGTCCAGGCCGACATCCGCCGCAAGGTGGAGATCGGCTGCTACCAGGGTCTCCGTCACCGTCGTGGTCTGCCCGTCCGCGGTCAGCGCACCAGCACGAACGCCCGCACCCGCAAGGGCCCGCGTCGCGCCATCGCCGGTAAGAAGAAGCCGGGCAAGAAGTAG
- the glmM gene encoding phosphoglucosamine mutase encodes MGRLFGTDGVRGVANADLTAELALGLSVAAAHVLAEAGTFEGHKPVAVVGRDPRASGEFLEAAVVAGLASAGVDVLRVGVLPTPAVAFLTGELGADLGVMLSASHNAMPDNGIKFFARGGHKLADDLENRIEGVYEEHRTGAPWDRPTGAGVGRIRSYDEGFGRYVEHLLAVLPNRLDGLKVVLDEAHGAAAGVSPEVFTRAGAEIVTIGAEPDGLNINDGCGSTHLGKLKAAVVEHGAHLGIAHDGDADRCLAVDHAGDEVDGDQILAVLALAMRERGELRSDTVVATVMSNLGFKLALEREGLKLVQTGVGDRYVLEEMKEHGYALGGEQSGHVIISDHATTGDGTLTGLLLAARVARTGRTLRDLAGVMERLPQVLVNVPDVDRSRVGTSAELATAVGEAEAELGSTGRVLLRPSGTEPLVRVMVEAADIEQARAVAGRLADAVKSALG; translated from the coding sequence GTGGGACGACTCTTCGGCACGGACGGCGTGCGCGGTGTCGCCAACGCGGATCTGACGGCCGAGCTCGCGCTCGGACTCTCCGTCGCGGCGGCACATGTACTCGCCGAGGCGGGAACGTTCGAGGGCCACAAGCCGGTGGCGGTGGTCGGACGGGATCCGCGGGCGTCCGGAGAGTTCCTGGAGGCGGCCGTCGTGGCCGGCCTCGCCAGCGCGGGCGTCGACGTGCTGCGTGTCGGTGTGCTGCCCACCCCCGCGGTGGCGTTCCTCACCGGCGAGCTGGGCGCCGACCTCGGTGTGATGCTCTCCGCCAGCCACAACGCCATGCCCGACAACGGCATCAAGTTCTTCGCGCGCGGCGGCCACAAGCTCGCCGACGATCTGGAGAACCGGATCGAGGGCGTGTACGAGGAACACCGCACGGGCGCCCCCTGGGACCGGCCGACCGGAGCGGGCGTCGGGCGTATCCGCTCGTACGACGAGGGCTTCGGGCGGTATGTCGAGCATCTGCTCGCCGTGCTGCCCAACCGGCTCGACGGGCTGAAGGTCGTCCTCGACGAGGCGCACGGTGCCGCCGCCGGGGTCTCGCCGGAGGTGTTCACCCGGGCCGGGGCCGAGATCGTCACGATCGGGGCCGAGCCGGACGGGCTCAACATCAACGACGGCTGCGGGTCGACCCACCTCGGGAAGCTGAAGGCCGCCGTCGTCGAGCACGGCGCGCACCTCGGGATCGCGCACGACGGGGACGCGGACCGGTGCCTCGCCGTGGACCACGCGGGCGACGAGGTCGACGGGGACCAGATCCTCGCGGTGCTCGCGCTGGCGATGCGTGAGCGTGGTGAGCTTCGCTCGGACACCGTGGTCGCGACCGTGATGTCCAACCTCGGCTTCAAGCTGGCGCTGGAGCGGGAGGGGCTCAAGCTGGTGCAGACCGGGGTCGGCGACCGGTATGTGCTGGAGGAGATGAAGGAGCACGGGTACGCGCTCGGCGGCGAGCAGTCCGGGCATGTGATCATCTCCGACCACGCGACGACGGGTGACGGCACGCTGACGGGGCTGCTGCTGGCGGCGCGGGTCGCGCGGACCGGGCGTACGCTGCGGGATCTCGCCGGGGTGATGGAGCGGCTGCCGCAGGTGCTCGTCAATGTGCCGGACGTGGATCGGTCGCGGGTCGGGACGTCCGCCGAGCTGGCTACGGCGGTGGGGGAGGCCGAGGCCGAACTGGGTTCTACGGGGCGGGTGTTGTTGCGGCCGTCCGGGACCGAGCCGCTGGTGCGGGTGATGGTGGAGGCGGCGGATATCGAGCAGGCTCGGGCTGTGGCGGGGCGGTTGGCCGACGCGGTTAAGTCGGCGCTCGGCTGA
- a CDS encoding adenylate kinase, whose protein sequence is MRIVLVGPPGAGKGTQAAFLAQNLSIPHISTGDLFRANISKQTELGKLAKSYMDKGELVPDEVTIAMAKDRMEQPDAEHGFLLDGFPRNVSQAEALDVTLQEESMNLDAVLDLEVPEEEVVKRIAGRRICRNDSAHVFHVTYKKPKQEGVCDVCGGELYQRDDDSEETVRKRLEVYHTQTEPIIDYYKAQGLVVTISALGPVEEVTTRAMEALKREDDDK, encoded by the coding sequence ATGCGTATCGTCCTCGTCGGGCCGCCGGGTGCCGGTAAGGGAACGCAGGCCGCGTTCCTCGCCCAGAACCTGTCGATCCCGCACATCTCCACGGGCGACCTGTTCCGGGCCAACATCAGCAAGCAGACGGAGCTCGGCAAACTCGCGAAGTCCTACATGGACAAGGGCGAGCTGGTGCCGGACGAGGTCACGATCGCGATGGCCAAGGACCGCATGGAGCAGCCGGACGCCGAACACGGCTTCCTGCTCGACGGCTTCCCGCGCAACGTCTCGCAGGCCGAGGCGTTGGACGTCACGCTCCAGGAAGAGTCCATGAACCTGGACGCGGTGCTGGACCTGGAGGTCCCCGAGGAGGAGGTCGTCAAGCGGATCGCGGGCCGGCGCATCTGCCGGAACGACTCCGCCCACGTCTTCCACGTCACGTACAAGAAGCCGAAGCAGGAGGGCGTCTGCGACGTCTGCGGCGGCGAGCTGTACCAGCGTGACGACGACTCCGAGGAGACCGTGCGCAAGCGCCTGGAGGTCTACCACACCCAGACCGAGCCGATCATCGACTACTACAAGGCGCAGGGCCTCGTGGTGACGATCTCGGCGCTCGGCCCGGTGGAGGAAGTCACCACGCGCGCCATGGAGGCGCTCAAGCGCGAGGACGACGACAAGTAG
- the rpsK gene encoding 30S ribosomal protein S11 yields the protein MPPKGRQGAAKKVRRKEKKNVAHGHAHIKSTFNNTIVSITDPSGNVISWASAGHVGFKGSRKSTPFAAQMAAESAARRAQEHGMRKVDVFVKGPGSGRETAIRSLQATGLEVGSIQDVTPTPHNGCRPPKRRRV from the coding sequence ATGCCCCCCAAGGGTCGTCAGGGCGCTGCCAAGAAGGTGCGCCGCAAGGAAAAGAAGAACGTCGCTCACGGCCACGCGCACATCAAGAGCACGTTCAACAACACCATCGTGTCGATCACGGACCCCTCGGGCAACGTGATCTCCTGGGCCTCCGCCGGCCACGTCGGCTTCAAGGGCTCCCGGAAGTCCACGCCGTTCGCCGCGCAGATGGCCGCCGAGTCGGCCGCCCGTCGCGCGCAGGAGCACGGCATGCGCAAGGTCGACGTGTTCGTCAAGGGCCCGGGTTCGGGTCGTGAGACGGCCATCCGTTCGCTCCAGGCGACCGGTCTCGAGGTCGGCTCCATCCAGGACGTCACGCCCACCCCGCACAACGGCTGCCGTCCGCCCAAGCGCCGCCGCGTCTGA
- the secY gene encoding preprotein translocase subunit SecY encodes MLTAFARAFKTPDLRKKLLFTLGIIVIYRIGTHVPIPGVDYTAVQFCIDQAQTNSGLFGLVNMFSGGALLQITIFALGIMPYITASIILQLLTVVIPRLEALKKEGQAGTAKITQYTRYLTVALAVLQGTGLVATARSGSLFSGCAQAGLIVPDQSIFTTMVMVVTMTAGTAVVMWLGELITDRGIGNGMSILMFISIAATFPSALWAIKEQGDLAGGWIEFAIVIAVGLVMVALVVFVEQAQRRIPVQYAKRMIGRRSYGGTSTYIPLKVNQAGIIPVIFASSLLYIPALIVQFSNSTAGWASWINSNLVPTDAPAHITIYFFLIIFFAFFYVAISFNPEEVADNMKKYGGFIPGIRAGRPTAEYLSYVLNRITWPGSLYLGLIALVPTMALAPLGANQNFPFGGTSILIIVGVGLETVKQIESQLQQRNYEGFLR; translated from the coding sequence GTGCTCACCGCGTTCGCCCGGGCGTTCAAGACGCCCGACCTGCGCAAGAAGCTGCTCTTCACGCTCGGCATCATCGTGATCTATCGAATCGGTACGCATGTGCCGATTCCGGGTGTCGACTACACCGCCGTCCAGTTCTGCATCGATCAGGCCCAGACCAACTCGGGTCTCTTCGGTCTGGTCAACATGTTCAGCGGTGGCGCGTTGCTGCAGATCACGATCTTCGCGCTCGGCATCATGCCGTACATCACGGCGAGCATCATTCTGCAGCTGCTGACCGTGGTGATCCCGCGTCTGGAAGCCCTGAAGAAGGAGGGGCAGGCCGGTACGGCGAAGATCACTCAGTACACGCGTTATCTGACGGTTGCCCTGGCTGTCCTTCAGGGCACCGGTCTCGTCGCCACCGCCCGCAGCGGCTCGCTGTTCAGCGGCTGTGCGCAGGCCGGCCTGATCGTCCCCGACCAGTCGATCTTCACTACCATGGTCATGGTCGTCACCATGACCGCCGGTACGGCCGTCGTCATGTGGCTCGGTGAGCTGATCACCGACCGCGGCATCGGCAACGGCATGTCGATCCTGATGTTCATCTCGATCGCCGCCACCTTCCCGTCCGCGCTGTGGGCGATCAAGGAGCAGGGCGACCTGGCGGGCGGCTGGATCGAGTTCGCCATTGTCATCGCCGTCGGCCTGGTCATGGTCGCTCTGGTGGTCTTCGTCGAGCAGGCCCAGCGCCGCATCCCGGTCCAGTACGCGAAGCGGATGATCGGCCGCCGGTCCTACGGTGGCACTTCGACCTACATTCCGTTGAAGGTCAACCAGGCGGGCATCATCCCTGTGATCTTCGCCTCGTCGCTGCTCTACATTCCGGCACTTATCGTGCAGTTCTCCAACTCCACGGCGGGCTGGGCGAGTTGGATCAACTCAAACCTGGTCCCCACGGACGCACCGGCGCATATCACGATCTACTTCTTCCTCATCATCTTCTTCGCTTTCTTCTACGTGGCCATCTCGTTCAACCCCGAGGAAGTCGCGGACAACATGAAGAAGTATGGTGGCTTCATCCCGGGCATCCGGGCTGGCCGACCGACCGCTGAGTACCTGAGCTACGTACTCAACCGGATCACCTGGCCGGGTTCGCTGTACCTGGGTCTGATCGCTCTCGTACCGACAATGGCGTTGGCGCCCCTCGGGGCGAACCAGAACTTCCCGTTCGGCGGTACCAGCATCCTGATCATCGTGGGTGTGGGACTGGAGACGGTGAAGCAGATCGAGAGCCAGCTCCAGCAGCGCAATTACGAAGGGTTCCTCCGCTGA
- the rplO gene encoding 50S ribosomal protein L15 → MAENNPLKIHNLRPAPGAKTAKTRVGRGEASKGKTAGRGTKGTKARYQVPERFEGGQMPLHMRLPKLKGFKNPFKTEFQVVNLDKLAALYPEGGEVTVADLVAKGAVRKNSLVKVLGQGEISVALQVTVDAVSGSAKEKITAAGGTVTELV, encoded by the coding sequence ATGGCGGAGAACAACCCGCTCAAGATCCACAACCTTCGTCCCGCCCCCGGTGCCAAGACCGCGAAGACCCGTGTCGGTCGTGGTGAGGCGTCGAAGGGTAAGACGGCCGGTCGTGGTACCAAGGGTACGAAGGCCCGCTACCAGGTTCCGGAGCGCTTCGAGGGTGGCCAGATGCCCCTCCACATGCGTCTCCCGAAGCTGAAGGGCTTCAAGAACCCCTTCAAGACGGAGTTCCAGGTGGTGAACCTGGACAAGCTCGCCGCCCTCTACCCCGAGGGTGGGGAGGTCACCGTTGCCGACCTGGTCGCCAAGGGTGCCGTCCGCAAGAACAGCCTCGTCAAGGTCCTCGGCCAGGGCGAGATCTCCGTGGCGCTGCAGGTGACGGTCGACGCCGTCTCCGGCTCCGCCAAGGAGAAGATCACCGCCGCCGGCGGTACTGTCACCGAGCTCGTCTGA
- the rplQ gene encoding 50S ribosomal protein L17 — protein MPKPTKGARLGGSAAHEKLLLANLAKSLFEHGRITTTEAKARRLRPYAERLVTKAKRGDLHNRRQVLQVITDKSVVHTLFTEIGPRYENRPGGYTRITKIGNRRGDNAPMAVIELVEALTVAQQATGEAEAATKRAAQDAAEVAETKVDTTKADDAADEAAEESKDA, from the coding sequence ATGCCGAAGCCCACCAAGGGTGCCCGTCTGGGCGGCAGTGCCGCGCACGAGAAGCTGCTGCTCGCGAACCTCGCGAAGAGCCTCTTCGAGCACGGTCGCATCACCACCACCGAGGCGAAGGCCCGTCGTCTGCGGCCGTACGCCGAGCGTCTGGTCACCAAGGCGAAGAGGGGCGACCTTCACAACCGCCGCCAGGTGCTCCAGGTCATCACGGACAAGAGCGTCGTGCACACGCTCTTCACCGAGATCGGCCCGCGGTACGAGAACCGTCCGGGTGGCTACACCCGTATCACCAAGATCGGTAACCGTCGTGGCGACAACGCGCCCATGGCTGTCATCGAGCTGGTCGAGGCGCTGACGGTCGCGCAGCAGGCCACGGGTGAGGCCGAGGCCGCCACCAAGCGTGCCGCGCAGGATGCCGCCGAGGTCGCCGAGACCAAGGTCGACACCACCAAGGCTGACGACGCCGCCGATGAGGCTGCCGAGGAGTCGAAGGACGCGTAA
- the infA gene encoding translation initiation factor IF-1: protein MAKKQGAIEIEGTVVESLPNAMFKVELQNGHQVLAHISGKMRMHYIRILPDDRVVVELSPYDLTRGRIVYRYK from the coding sequence GTGGCCAAGAAGCAAGGTGCCATCGAGATCGAGGGCACTGTCGTCGAGTCTCTTCCGAACGCCATGTTCAAGGTCGAGCTCCAGAACGGCCACCAGGTCCTGGCACACATCAGCGGCAAGATGCGTATGCACTACATCCGCATCCTCCCTGACGACCGGGTCGTGGTGGAGTTGTCTCCGTACGACCTGACCCGTGGCCGGATCGTCTACCGCTACAAGTAG